A window of the Verminephrobacter eiseniae EF01-2 genome harbors these coding sequences:
- the hprK gene encoding HPr(Ser) kinase/phosphatase, which translates to MKPNVVSADALFEEFRGPLKWEWVAGLGASERRFDEVVVRLASSGADLVGYLNYIHPYRVQILGEREIAYLGSASPDDCKRRIARIVTLEPPVLVLADNQTAPDALVSMCERAQIPMFSTQESAAFVIDVLRAYLSKHFADRTTMHGVFMDILGLGVMITGESGLGKSELGLELISRGNGLVADDSVDLFRINQTTIEGKCPELLQNLLEVRGIGLLDIRAIFGETAVRRKMRLKLIVHLVRKETLERDYERLPYEPLTQDVLGVPVLKVVIQVVAGRNIAVLVEAAVRNTILQLRGIDTYQEFVERHRRAMEHDNGR; encoded by the coding sequence GTGAAGCCTAATGTCGTCAGCGCCGATGCCCTGTTCGAGGAATTCCGTGGCCCGCTGAAATGGGAGTGGGTCGCGGGCCTGGGGGCGAGCGAGCGCCGTTTCGATGAAGTGGTGGTGCGCCTGGCGAGCTCCGGGGCCGATCTGGTCGGTTACCTGAACTACATCCATCCCTACCGCGTGCAGATACTGGGTGAGCGCGAAATCGCTTACCTGGGCAGCGCTTCGCCCGACGATTGCAAGCGCCGCATCGCCCGCATCGTGACGCTGGAGCCGCCGGTGCTGGTGCTGGCCGACAACCAGACCGCGCCGGACGCCCTGGTGTCGATGTGCGAGCGGGCCCAGATTCCGATGTTCTCCACGCAGGAGTCGGCGGCCTTCGTCATCGACGTGCTGCGCGCCTACCTGTCCAAGCATTTTGCCGACCGCACCACCATGCACGGCGTGTTCATGGACATCCTGGGGCTGGGCGTGATGATCACCGGCGAATCGGGCCTGGGCAAGAGCGAGTTGGGGCTGGAATTGATCTCGCGCGGCAACGGCCTGGTGGCCGACGATTCGGTGGACCTGTTTCGCATCAACCAGACCACCATCGAGGGCAAATGCCCCGAACTGCTGCAAAACCTGCTGGAGGTGCGCGGCATCGGCCTGCTCGACATCCGCGCCATCTTTGGCGAGACCGCCGTGCGGCGCAAGATGCGCCTCAAACTCATCGTGCACCTGGTGCGCAAGGAAACGCTCGAGCGCGACTACGAGCGCCTGCCCTACGAACCCCTGACGCAGGATGTGCTGGGCGTGCCGGTGCTCAAGGTGGTGATACAGGTGGTGGCCGGGCGCAACATCGCGGTGCTGGTGGAAGCGGCCGTGCGCAACACCATCTTGCAACTGCGCGGAATCGATACCTACCAGGAATTCGTCGAGCGCCACCGCCGCGCGATGGAGCACGACAACGGGCGCTGA
- the fur gene encoding ferric iron uptake transcriptional regulator, with product MTNIDELKSTGLKATLPRLKILDIFQKGSQRHMTAEDVFRVLLQERTDIGLATVYRVLTQFAQAGILSRSNFESGKSVYELNEGLHHDHFICTSCGKVEEFYDPEIEKRQQSVAKTKGWVVQDHTMALYGQCASCAQR from the coding sequence ATGACCAATATCGACGAACTCAAAAGCACGGGCCTGAAGGCCACGCTGCCGCGCCTGAAGATTCTGGATATCTTCCAAAAGGGCAGCCAGCGCCACATGACTGCCGAAGACGTTTTTCGCGTGCTGCTGCAAGAGCGCACGGACATTGGCCTGGCCACGGTGTACCGGGTGCTGACACAGTTCGCGCAGGCCGGCATCCTGAGCCGCAGCAACTTCGAGAGTGGCAAGTCGGTGTATGAACTCAACGAGGGGCTGCACCACGACCACTTCATCTGCACCTCCTGCGGCAAGGTGGAGGAGTTCTACGACCCCGAGATAGAAAAGCGCCAGCAGTCGGTGGCCAAGACCAAGGGCTGGGTGGTGCAAGACCACACGATGGCCTTGTACGGCCAATGCGCCAGTTGCGCGCAAAGATGA
- a CDS encoding COG3014 family protein has product MTDHQPRFCPRLVWALAFSAAVAGCATQSYDKQTADMQNAGRAGGIPAALAQLESTAKTGEEKAALLYNMERGELLRMERRYPDSTQAFLQADSKVKEWEDTAKTNPDKLMGMLGAALISERLKGYEGQDYEKVWLTTRLALNRMAVGDFDNARVDIKRTHEREAIIAEFRAKETLAAEEQAKSNGARSGSKEINGYPVETLDDPEVLALKNSYQNALSHYLAGFLYEILNEPGMAAPGYRKAIELKPETQVLEEGLQGLDHRTSITWQRRQRMTDVLFVVEAGDAPARKPQAFTLPVPTSRGMVTASISYPVIAPSQDPLLTRLSAAGAHFKLEKVVDVNVMARRALKDEMPGMVLRSFTRALTKGVLQNELQKQGGLIGGLIGAAASVATEQADDRMWRMLPGRVYVARGYLPPGEHSIAIDGRELPARIRIDGQYALVPLRMYENSVLIGDVATLGQLPGAAPAVAAPAPPAAAAPAVAPVVVPAVAPVTPAAAPRANKRPRPAPKPGAKPAQVAKP; this is encoded by the coding sequence ATGACCGATCATCAGCCCCGTTTTTGCCCGCGCCTCGTGTGGGCGTTGGCGTTCAGCGCCGCCGTCGCGGGTTGCGCCACGCAAAGCTACGACAAGCAGACCGCCGACATGCAAAACGCGGGGCGCGCAGGTGGCATTCCAGCGGCGCTGGCACAGCTCGAAAGCACGGCCAAGACCGGCGAAGAAAAAGCCGCGCTACTGTACAACATGGAGCGCGGCGAGTTGTTGCGCATGGAGCGCCGCTACCCCGACAGCACCCAAGCCTTTCTGCAGGCCGACAGCAAGGTCAAGGAATGGGAAGACACCGCCAAGACCAACCCCGACAAACTGATGGGCATGCTCGGCGCCGCGCTGATCAGCGAGCGCCTGAAGGGCTATGAAGGCCAGGACTATGAAAAGGTCTGGCTGACCACGCGCCTGGCGCTCAACCGCATGGCCGTGGGTGACTTCGACAACGCCCGGGTGGACATCAAGCGCACCCACGAACGCGAAGCCATCATTGCCGAATTCCGCGCCAAGGAAACCCTGGCGGCGGAAGAGCAGGCCAAGTCCAATGGCGCCAGATCGGGCAGCAAGGAAATCAACGGCTACCCGGTGGAGACTCTCGACGACCCGGAGGTGCTGGCCCTGAAGAACAGCTACCAGAACGCGCTGAGCCATTACCTGGCCGGCTTTTTGTACGAGATACTCAACGAGCCCGGCATGGCGGCGCCCGGCTACCGCAAGGCCATCGAGCTCAAGCCCGAGACGCAGGTGCTCGAAGAGGGCCTGCAGGGTCTGGACCACCGCACCAGCATCACCTGGCAGCGCCGCCAGCGCATGACCGATGTGCTCTTCGTGGTCGAAGCCGGCGACGCCCCGGCCCGCAAGCCCCAGGCTTTCACGCTGCCGGTGCCCACCAGCCGCGGCATGGTCACGGCCAGCATCTCCTACCCGGTGATCGCGCCATCGCAAGACCCGCTGCTGACCCGCCTGTCGGCCGCCGGCGCCCATTTCAAGCTGGAAAAAGTGGTGGACGTGAACGTGATGGCGCGCCGCGCGCTCAAGGACGAAATGCCCGGCATGGTGCTGCGCAGCTTCACCCGCGCCCTGACCAAGGGCGTGTTGCAAAACGAGTTGCAAAAGCAGGGCGGCCTGATCGGTGGCCTGATTGGCGCGGCCGCTTCTGTCGCCACCGAGCAGGCCGACGACCGCATGTGGCGCATGTTGCCCGGCCGCGTGTATGTGGCCCGTGGCTACCTGCCGCCCGGCGAGCACAGCATCGCCATCGACGGCCGCGAACTGCCCGCGCGCATCAGGATCGATGGCCAGTACGCGCTGGTGCCGCTGCGCATGTATGAAAACAGCGTGCTGATCGGTGATGTGGCGACACTGGGCCAGCTACCCGGCGCGGCCCCTGCCGTGGCAGCGCCTGCGCCCCCCGCTGCAGCAGCGCCTGCGGTGGCGCCTGTGGTGGTGCCTGCGGTGGCACCCGTGACGCCCGCAGCCGCGCCGCGCGCCAACAAGCGCCCCCGTCCGGCACCCAAGCCTGGCGCCAAGCCCGCGCAGGTTGCCAAGCCCTGA
- a CDS encoding YcfL family protein: MRTRFALPALCAALMMLTGTAGAQLHDPATPPAVAAKIALRGEANGIAVREMRILRKNDILTVQADLSNTGRSDRTMFYRFSWLDSIGSPVGDGESWKQISVLGLGRQTVKSVAPTSAAIDLRLEMNVQPR, from the coding sequence ATGAGAACCCGTTTTGCCCTGCCGGCCCTGTGCGCGGCCCTGATGATGCTGACCGGCACCGCCGGCGCCCAGTTGCACGACCCGGCCACACCGCCGGCCGTGGCCGCCAAGATTGCGCTGCGCGGCGAGGCCAACGGCATCGCCGTGCGCGAGATGCGCATCCTGCGCAAGAACGACATCCTGACCGTGCAGGCCGACCTGTCCAACACGGGCCGCAGCGACCGCACCATGTTCTACCGTTTCAGTTGGCTGGACAGCATCGGCAGCCCGGTCGGCGATGGCGAATCATGGAAGCAGATCAGCGTACTGGGCCTGGGCCGGCAAACCGTCAAGAGCGTGGCGCCGACCAGCGCGGCGATCGATCTGCGTCTTGAAATGAATGTGCAACCGCGTTAG
- the lpoB gene encoding penicillin-binding protein activator LpoB — protein sequence MQQRHTLRRSALILALAAGTLALSACQGLSSPTVRFDREVNYGDAKAVELVTNEFGSTDLQMIAEKMTGGLLETGIFQGRPTVTISTVKNKTSEYIDTTNVMNSIQTALVKSGKVRFARSINEMQQGVDELQRQNQSGLYRQGSTAKMGQMTAAKYSMEGELTSIVKQSSATKDVYYKFTLKLFDVQEGTIEWQDEKEIRKTSKR from the coding sequence ATGCAACAACGACACACCCTCCGGCGCAGCGCGCTGATCCTGGCCCTTGCGGCCGGCACCCTGGCCCTGTCGGCCTGCCAGGGACTGTCCTCGCCTACGGTGAGATTCGATCGCGAGGTCAACTACGGCGACGCCAAGGCGGTCGAGTTGGTCACCAACGAGTTCGGCTCCACCGACCTGCAGATGATTGCCGAGAAGATGACCGGCGGGCTGCTCGAAACCGGCATCTTCCAGGGCCGCCCCACGGTGACGATCTCCACCGTGAAGAACAAGACCAGCGAATACATAGACACCACCAACGTGATGAACTCGATACAGACCGCGCTGGTCAAGTCGGGCAAGGTGCGCTTCGCGCGCTCGATCAACGAGATGCAGCAGGGCGTCGACGAGTTGCAGCGCCAGAACCAGAGCGGCCTGTACCGGCAGGGCAGCACCGCCAAAATGGGCCAGATGACGGCGGCCAAATACAGCATGGAGGGCGAGTTGACCAGCATCGTCAAGCAAAGCAGCGCGACCAAGGACGTGTACTACAAGTTCACGCTCAAGCTGTTCGATGTGCAGGAAGGCACGATCGAATGGCAGGACGAGAAAGAAATCCGCAAAACCAGCAAGCGCTGA
- a CDS encoding alpha/beta fold hydrolase — protein MRRLLLALVGALTGALPGCAAAPAALPEPASAFRLHPLPGADGVVLQALLRSERAAPLRYRVIVLPGSGCAGLGAFAERYFAGLLHAQVLVLHKPGVAPQARTAAADCAPDLVRQDRLSVWQAHARSALRADALQRQGQPALPQLLVGISEGAELLPALAPEVPHLAGLVLLSASGLDPQEAGRLQARRLGLEAQWLALPALLDPAQAGALPDSALLQGRSLGYWRDLWHWPVAQPLTAGPWPLLQVWGADDALVPAAAYQRFARRARQRSAAWCTRRLDGADHGLQHRATGADGVQQLWAWIEQWARAPQAGLCAPLSGLTDQTDQGQAGPAGPAD, from the coding sequence ATGCGGCGGCTGTTGCTGGCCCTGGTGGGCGCATTGACGGGAGCGCTACCGGGCTGTGCTGCAGCTCCTGCGGCTTTGCCCGAGCCTGCCAGCGCCTTTCGGCTGCACCCGCTGCCCGGCGCTGACGGGGTGGTTTTGCAGGCTTTGCTGCGCAGCGAGCGGGCGGCGCCATTGCGCTACCGCGTCATCGTGCTGCCGGGGTCGGGTTGCGCCGGCCTGGGGGCCTTTGCCGAGCGCTACTTTGCCGGTCTGCTGCACGCGCAGGTGCTGGTGCTGCACAAGCCCGGGGTGGCCCCGCAGGCCCGCACCGCAGCCGCCGATTGCGCGCCCGACTTGGTGCGGCAGGACCGCCTTTCGGTGTGGCAGGCCCATGCCCGCAGCGCCCTGCGCGCCGATGCGTTGCAGCGCCAGGGGCAGCCCGCGTTGCCGCAGTTGCTGGTCGGTATCTCCGAAGGCGCCGAGTTGTTGCCCGCGCTGGCACCCGAGGTGCCGCATCTGGCAGGGCTGGTGCTGCTGTCGGCCAGCGGTCTCGATCCGCAGGAAGCCGGGCGCTTGCAGGCCCGCCGCCTGGGTCTGGAGGCCCAATGGCTGGCTTTGCCGGCGTTGCTGGACCCGGCGCAGGCCGGGGCCTTGCCGGACAGCGCGCTGCTCCAAGGGCGCAGCCTGGGCTACTGGCGCGATCTGTGGCATTGGCCGGTGGCGCAGCCTTTGACCGCTGGCCCCTGGCCCCTGCTGCAGGTCTGGGGCGCCGATGATGCACTGGTGCCGGCCGCCGCTTATCAGCGCTTTGCCCGGCGCGCGCGCCAGCGCTCAGCCGCTTGGTGCACGCGCCGGCTCGACGGCGCGGACCATGGCCTGCAACACCGTGCCACGGGCGCCGATGGGGTGCAGCAGCTATGGGCCTGGATCGAGCAATGGGCGCGCGCGCCGCAGGCCGGGCTGTGCGCGCCGCTGTCCGGCCTGACGGATCAGACAGATCAGGGTCAGGCAGGCCCGGCAGGCCCGGCAGACTGA
- a CDS encoding ABC transporter ATP-binding protein — MLHIRNLEAGYGKVQVLHGISLDVPRGQVVTLIGSNGAGKTTTMRAISGMIKPGAGEITLQGRRIDGLDSYAIARRGLAHSPEGRRVFATMSVTDNLTLGAFARLTGSRPKGDVQDDLERAMELFPRLKERRNQLAGTLSGGEQQMLAMARAVMLNPDIVLLDEPSMGLAPILVEEVFRIIADLKSRGVTMLLVEQFAAAALQVADYGYVLENGSIPVHGSAAKLRDDPAVRAAYLGGGH; from the coding sequence ATGCTGCACATCAGGAACCTCGAAGCCGGCTACGGCAAAGTGCAGGTACTGCACGGCATCTCGCTGGACGTGCCCCGGGGCCAGGTGGTGACGCTGATAGGCTCCAACGGCGCCGGCAAGACCACCACCATGCGCGCCATCTCCGGCATGATCAAACCCGGCGCCGGCGAAATCACATTGCAGGGCCGGCGCATAGACGGGCTGGACTCCTACGCCATCGCCCGGCGCGGGCTGGCCCACTCGCCCGAGGGGCGGCGCGTATTTGCCACCATGTCGGTGACGGACAACCTGACCCTGGGCGCGTTTGCCCGCCTCACCGGCAGCCGTCCCAAGGGCGATGTGCAGGACGATCTGGAGCGCGCGATGGAGCTGTTCCCGCGCCTGAAAGAGCGGCGCAACCAACTGGCCGGCACGCTGTCCGGCGGCGAACAGCAAATGCTGGCGATGGCCCGCGCGGTGATGCTCAACCCCGACATCGTGCTGCTCGATGAGCCGTCGATGGGGCTGGCCCCGATCCTGGTCGAAGAGGTGTTTCGCATCATTGCCGACCTGAAGTCACGCGGCGTGACCATGCTGCTGGTCGAGCAGTTTGCCGCCGCCGCGCTCCAGGTGGCCGACTATGGTTACGTGCTGGAAAACGGCAGCATCCCGGTGCACGGCAGCGCGGCCAAGCTGCGCGACGACCCGGCCGTCAGGGCCGCCTACCTGGGGGGCGGGCATTGA
- a CDS encoding branched-chain amino acid ABC transporter ATP-binding protein/permease, producing the protein MQRNPLRIAVPGLALLAAMPLFIGNPYYIHMIGTIMIYAILLFGLDIVVGYTGQVSLGHAGLFGVGAYTAGVLFLKLGAPLWLIMVACIGVTAVFGALLALPALRVSGPYLAMVTLAFGTIIQILINEMGFLTEGPLGIKIPKPSIAGMKLDDNGFYWLVLALMALALLVVDRILRSHYGRAFEALRGSPVASDCMGVSVYRYKVYAFVISAGFAGLAGGLYAYSEQYISPNTYNFELTVLFLLAVIMGGRKTRSGALLGAAIIVILPKLLDDLELFRIVASVLALLMALGAALGLARKVVTPRAVIVPVAGTVALAGFSFWLQSITDWRLTIFGLMILFVVYYLQDGIVGFVRSQWLRSARRSQTGGRQTPREDAVLSGPGPSSGNGNDDDGGDLLVAKDVLMQFGGLKALNQVDLTVKRGSIHGLIGPNGSGKSTMMNVLTGIYAPSGGSIEFAGRSVLGRSSAAIARSGIARTFQNVQLFGEMTALQNVQVGLHHSFASNILDVALHTPRYLREEQAAIERGLGLIGFVGLGDLAHEEARNLPYGKQRLLEIARALALAPQLLLLDEPAAGLTAPDIEELVAIIRKIRDHGITVILIEHHMDVVMGICDQVLVLDFGQKIAEGRPADIQAHPKVIEAYLGGTAA; encoded by the coding sequence ATGCAGCGCAACCCGCTTCGGATCGCCGTGCCGGGCCTGGCCCTGCTGGCTGCCATGCCGCTGTTCATCGGCAACCCGTACTACATCCACATGATCGGCACGATCATGATTTACGCCATCTTGCTGTTCGGGCTGGACATCGTGGTCGGCTATACCGGGCAGGTGTCGCTCGGGCATGCCGGGCTGTTCGGCGTCGGTGCGTACACGGCGGGGGTGCTGTTTCTCAAGCTCGGCGCGCCGCTGTGGCTGATCATGGTGGCCTGCATCGGTGTCACGGCAGTGTTTGGCGCGTTGCTGGCGCTGCCGGCCTTGCGCGTCTCGGGGCCGTACCTGGCGATGGTGACGCTGGCTTTCGGCACCATCATCCAGATTCTGATCAACGAGATGGGCTTTTTGACCGAAGGCCCGCTGGGCATCAAGATACCCAAGCCTTCGATCGCCGGCATGAAGCTCGACGACAACGGTTTTTACTGGCTGGTGCTGGCGCTGATGGCGCTGGCGCTGCTGGTGGTCGACCGCATTTTGCGCTCGCACTATGGCCGCGCCTTCGAGGCCCTGCGCGGCAGCCCGGTGGCGTCGGACTGCATGGGCGTCTCGGTCTACCGCTACAAGGTCTACGCCTTTGTGATCAGTGCCGGGTTTGCCGGCCTGGCAGGCGGGCTGTATGCGTATTCCGAGCAGTACATCTCGCCCAATACCTACAACTTCGAGCTCACGGTGCTGTTCTTGCTGGCCGTCATCATGGGAGGGCGCAAGACGCGCTCGGGCGCCTTGCTGGGCGCGGCCATCATCGTGATCTTGCCCAAACTGCTCGACGACCTGGAACTGTTTCGCATCGTCGCCAGCGTGCTGGCGCTGCTGATGGCGCTGGGCGCGGCGCTGGGCCTGGCGCGCAAGGTCGTCACGCCCCGCGCGGTCATCGTTCCGGTGGCGGGCACGGTGGCGCTGGCCGGGTTTTCGTTCTGGCTACAGTCGATCACCGATTGGCGCCTGACCATCTTCGGCCTGATGATTTTGTTCGTCGTCTATTACCTGCAAGACGGCATCGTCGGTTTTGTGCGCAGCCAGTGGCTGCGCAGCGCCCGGCGCTCGCAGACCGGCGGGCGGCAGACCCCGCGCGAGGACGCCGTCCTGTCGGGGCCCGGCCCATCCAGCGGCAACGGCAATGACGACGATGGCGGCGACCTGCTGGTGGCCAAGGACGTGCTGATGCAGTTTGGCGGCCTCAAGGCCCTGAACCAGGTGGACCTGACCGTCAAGCGCGGCAGCATTCACGGCCTGATCGGCCCCAATGGTTCCGGCAAGAGCACGATGATGAATGTGCTGACCGGCATCTATGCGCCCAGCGGCGGCAGCATCGAGTTTGCCGGACGCAGTGTGCTGGGCCGCAGTTCGGCGGCCATTGCGCGCTCGGGCATCGCGCGCACCTTCCAGAACGTGCAACTGTTTGGCGAGATGACGGCACTGCAAAACGTGCAGGTGGGTTTGCACCACAGCTTTGCCAGCAACATCCTGGACGTGGCGCTGCACACCCCGCGCTATCTGCGCGAAGAGCAGGCGGCCATCGAGCGCGGCCTGGGGCTGATCGGGTTTGTCGGCCTCGGCGACCTGGCCCACGAGGAGGCGCGCAACCTGCCGTATGGCAAGCAGCGGCTGCTGGAAATTGCCCGCGCGCTGGCGCTGGCGCCGCAACTGCTGCTGCTCGACGAGCCGGCGGCGGGACTGACGGCGCCGGACATCGAGGAACTGGTGGCCATCATCCGCAAGATTCGCGACCACGGCATCACCGTAATCCTGATCGAGCACCACATGGACGTGGTGATGGGCATTTGCGACCAGGTCCTGGTGCTGGACTTTGGCCAGAAGATTGCCGAAGGCCGGCCCGCCGACATACAGGCCCACCCGAAGGTCATCGAAGCCTACCTCGGCGGCACGGCGGCATGA
- a CDS encoding branched-chain amino acid ABC transporter permease — protein sequence MEALQVPLQLLYSGIALGMIYAVIAFGYQLTFQTSDTLNFGQGDALMLGAMVGLTLVGLGLNYWLMLPIVILFGMLQGGLVEWLGVRPALKIKSEFGWIMSTIALGIIFKNVAENLWGRDDLKFPSPLPESPLSLLGAKVLPMEILVVFGAIAMMLAVELFNRKTIYGKAVVATFNDRDAAGLMGINTGLVITFSYALSSASAALAGVLIAPLTLTGATMGAVLGLKAFAVAIIGGLTSGLGIIVGGIMLGAAEMFTGYYVSSGYKDVPGLLLLLLVLALKPSGLFGKTAIKKV from the coding sequence ATGGAAGCACTTCAAGTGCCACTGCAGTTGCTCTACAGCGGCATCGCGCTGGGCATGATCTACGCGGTCATCGCCTTCGGCTACCAACTGACGTTCCAGACCTCGGACACCCTGAACTTTGGCCAGGGGGATGCGCTGATGCTCGGCGCCATGGTCGGCTTGACGCTGGTGGGCCTGGGGCTGAACTACTGGCTGATGCTGCCCATCGTCATCTTGTTCGGCATGTTGCAAGGCGGCCTGGTCGAATGGCTCGGCGTGCGCCCGGCGCTCAAGATCAAGAGCGAGTTTGGCTGGATCATGTCGACCATCGCGCTGGGCATCATCTTCAAGAATGTGGCGGAAAACCTCTGGGGCCGGGATGACCTGAAATTTCCCTCGCCATTGCCGGAGTCGCCGCTCAGCCTGCTGGGCGCGAAGGTGCTGCCGATGGAAATTCTGGTGGTGTTTGGCGCCATCGCGATGATGCTGGCGGTGGAGCTTTTCAACCGCAAGACGATTTATGGCAAGGCGGTGGTGGCCACTTTCAACGACCGCGATGCGGCCGGGCTGATGGGCATCAACACCGGGCTGGTGATTACCTTCTCCTACGCGCTGTCTTCGGCCAGCGCTGCGCTGGCCGGTGTCCTGATTGCGCCGCTGACGCTGACCGGCGCCACGATGGGCGCGGTGCTTGGCCTGAAAGCCTTTGCCGTGGCCATCATCGGCGGCCTGACCAGCGGCCTGGGCATCATCGTCGGCGGCATCATGCTGGGGGCGGCTGAAATGTTCACCGGCTATTACGTTTCCTCCGGCTACAAGGACGTTCCCGGTCTGCTGCTGTTGCTGTTGGTGCTGGCGCTCAAGCCTTCCGGGCTGTTCGGCAAAACCGCGATCAAGAAGGTCTGA
- a CDS encoding ABC transporter substrate-binding protein — MPFRLNRFALYAAVAAASVGLSVAAHAAEPIKIGVAGPFTGGSSSMGVSMRDGVRLAIDEINKAGGVLGRPLQAIERDDEAKNERGVQIAQELINKEKVSAAVGYINTGVALAAQRFFQDARIPVMNNVATGSVITHQFDDQPENYIFRNSAHDSIQAPMIVEEAITRRGFKKVAILADSTNYGQLGRADLEKALALKGIKPVAIEKFNIKDVDMTAQLLKAKEAGAEAVLTYGIGPELAQIANGMTKLGWKVPMVGSWTLSMANYIDNAGPGGEGARMPQTFIQEPTTPKRQSFIINYLKTFNPKNARIDSPVSAAQGYDSIYLLAAAIRQAGSTDGPKIRAALEDLKTPVDGVVTTYTRPFTAKDHEAITANIPVIGEVKGQRVVYAYAQDLQKASEVRVKSAVAELPKK, encoded by the coding sequence ATGCCATTTCGCTTGAACAGATTCGCGCTGTATGCGGCAGTTGCCGCAGCCTCGGTTGGCCTATCGGTTGCTGCCCATGCGGCCGAGCCGATCAAGATTGGCGTGGCCGGTCCTTTCACCGGCGGATCTTCCTCGATGGGGGTGAGCATGCGCGATGGCGTGCGGCTGGCGATCGATGAAATCAACAAGGCCGGGGGCGTGCTGGGCCGCCCGCTGCAAGCCATCGAGCGTGACGACGAAGCCAAGAACGAACGCGGTGTGCAGATCGCCCAGGAACTGATCAACAAGGAAAAAGTCAGCGCCGCCGTCGGCTATATCAACACCGGCGTGGCACTGGCGGCGCAGCGCTTTTTCCAGGATGCCAGGATTCCGGTGATGAACAATGTGGCCACCGGTTCGGTCATCACGCACCAGTTCGATGACCAGCCGGAAAACTACATCTTCCGCAATTCGGCGCATGACAGCATACAGGCGCCGATGATCGTCGAGGAGGCCATCACCCGCCGCGGCTTCAAGAAGGTGGCGATTTTGGCGGACTCGACCAACTACGGGCAATTGGGCCGCGCCGATCTGGAAAAGGCGCTGGCGCTCAAGGGCATCAAACCGGTGGCGATCGAGAAGTTCAACATCAAGGATGTGGACATGACGGCGCAACTGCTCAAGGCCAAGGAAGCCGGCGCCGAGGCCGTGCTGACCTACGGCATCGGGCCTGAACTGGCGCAGATTGCCAACGGCATGACCAAACTGGGCTGGAAGGTGCCGATGGTGGGCAGTTGGACCCTGTCGATGGCCAACTACATCGACAACGCCGGCCCCGGTGGCGAAGGCGCGCGCATGCCGCAGACCTTCATCCAGGAGCCGACCACGCCCAAGCGCCAGTCCTTCATCATCAATTACCTGAAGACTTTCAACCCGAAGAATGCGCGCATCGACTCGCCGGTATCGGCTGCGCAGGGCTATGACTCGATCTACCTGCTGGCGGCCGCCATCCGGCAGGCCGGCTCCACCGATGGCCCCAAGATCCGGGCGGCGCTGGAAGATCTGAAGACCCCGGTCGATGGGGTGGTGACCACCTACACCCGGCCGTTCACGGCCAAGGACCATGAGGCCATTACCGCCAACATTCCGGTGATCGGCGAAGTCAAGGGCCAGCGCGTGGTCTACGCCTATGCGCAGGATTTGCAGAAAGCCTCCGAAGTGCGCGTCAAGAGCGCCGTGGCCGAGCTGCCCAAGAAGTAA